Proteins encoded by one window of Salvia splendens isolate huo1 chromosome 5, SspV2, whole genome shotgun sequence:
- the LOC121803398 gene encoding membrane-anchored ubiquitin-fold protein 6-like, whose product MAVDGLVELKFRLADGSDIGPSKYSSATTVTTLKETIISQWPQDKENRPESIDGIKLINAGKILENNRTLDESRTPLSEVPGEVITMLVVVQSPLPDKHSDKLQHESHQKTGCSCSIM is encoded by the exons ATGGCTGTGGATGGATTAGTTGAGCTTAAATTTAGGCTTGCTGATGGCAGTGATATTGGGCCGAGCAAGTATAGCTCTGCCACAACTGTCACTACTCTCAAAGAAACAATCATTTCACAATGGCCCCAAG ATAAAGAAAACAGACCTGAGTCCATAGACGGTATAAAGCTCATTAACGCTGGGAAGATACTAGAAAACAACCGAACCCTTGATGAATCACGAACTCCTCTAAGTGAAGTTCCAGGAGAAGTCATCACAATGCTTGTCGTAGTGCAGTCTCCTCTTCCAGACAAACACAGTG ATAAATTGCAGCATGAATCCCATCAAAAGACCGGATGCTCATGCTCGATCATGTAA